A region from the Streptomyces tsukubensis genome encodes:
- a CDS encoding amidohydrolase family protein: MSDHTVLHVKGRVLVGPEDVRAELWVVGGRITYDRPSVSSAAVVTVTGWALPGLVDAHCHVGLDAHGAVSAATSEKQALTDRDAGTLLIRDAGSAADTRWIDDREDLPKIIRAGRHIARTRRYIRNYAHEIEPADLVSYVAREARRGDGWVKLVGDWIDREAGDLTACWPRAEVEAAIAEAHRLGARVTAHCFAEDSLRDLVEAGIDCIEHATGLTDDTIPLFAERGVAIVPTLVNIATFPALAAGGEAKFPVWSGHMRRLHERRYDTVRSAYDAGIPVFVGTDAGGSLAHGLVAAEVAELVKAGIPPLDALSATTWGARAWLGRPALDEGAPADLVVYGEDPRADVRALAAPRRVVLNGRIVG; the protein is encoded by the coding sequence ATGAGCGATCACACGGTGCTGCATGTGAAGGGGCGGGTGCTCGTCGGCCCGGAGGACGTCCGGGCCGAGCTGTGGGTCGTCGGGGGACGCATCACCTACGACCGCCCGTCCGTGTCCTCGGCCGCGGTCGTCACCGTGACCGGATGGGCACTGCCCGGACTGGTCGACGCCCACTGCCACGTGGGTCTGGACGCGCACGGCGCCGTGTCCGCCGCCACCAGCGAGAAGCAGGCCCTGACCGACCGCGACGCGGGCACCCTGCTGATCCGGGACGCGGGTTCGGCGGCCGACACCCGGTGGATCGACGACCGGGAGGACCTCCCGAAGATCATCCGGGCGGGCCGGCACATCGCCCGCACCCGCCGCTACATCCGCAACTACGCCCATGAGATCGAACCCGCCGATCTGGTGTCCTACGTCGCCCGCGAAGCGCGGCGCGGGGACGGCTGGGTCAAACTCGTCGGAGACTGGATCGACCGCGAAGCGGGCGATCTGACCGCCTGCTGGCCGCGGGCCGAAGTGGAGGCCGCCATCGCGGAGGCCCACCGGCTCGGCGCCCGGGTCACCGCGCACTGCTTCGCCGAGGACTCGCTCCGCGATCTCGTCGAAGCGGGCATCGACTGCATCGAACACGCCACCGGCCTCACCGACGACACCATTCCGCTCTTCGCCGAGCGCGGGGTGGCCATCGTGCCGACCCTGGTCAACATCGCCACCTTCCCGGCGCTCGCGGCCGGCGGCGAGGCCAAGTTCCCCGTCTGGTCCGGCCATATGCGGCGGCTTCACGAGCGGCGGTACGACACCGTGCGCTCCGCCTACGACGCGGGCATCCCGGTCTTCGTCGGCACCGACGCGGGCGGTTCGCTCGCCCACGGCCTGGTCGCGGCCGAGGTCGCCGAGCTGGTGAAGGCCGGGATCCCGCCGCTCGACGCGCTCTCGGCGACGACCTGGGGCGCCCGCGCCTGGCTGGGCCGCCCGGCCCTGGACGAGGGCGCACCGGCCGACCTCGTCGTCTACGGCGAGGATCCGCGCGCCGACGTCCGGGCCCTGGCGGCCCCCCGCCGGGTCGTCCTGAACGGCCGGATCGTCGGCTGA
- a CDS encoding NAD-dependent epimerase/dehydratase family protein, whose protein sequence is MPGTNAGANAATDQSDQQHNGRNGERNDGKNAVTTDSAEQKTAHAPAHAPESAADHSVAARLEKLRGSRIVVTGGGGLVGSRLTALLLAAEAEVVVLDRMDAYPDATHERFGTRRSGAELVVGDVGDREAVRRVMDGADLLVHAAAFADVAACTRRPDIAFEANVAGTETVLEEAATARVRRMVFVSSAAVYGNGTSPLDGPQRFTEDQAPHPLSVYANSKLWGEHQTRLLLAGTGTDYAILRYFSVYGDPQTPKPGSHSWMVAWLAMHARAGLPMRLNGGGLQVRDLVHVDDIAAATALALVEDGVVGETVNVGSGIATSVRDVAELIAPYYPGSRFLTTPRPADDPLGGYAATDRLRELLRWTPGITVREGVDRYVRWLNATPDAVPAWLTEQA, encoded by the coding sequence ATGCCGGGCACGAACGCTGGCGCAAACGCTGCGACGGACCAGAGCGACCAGCAGCACAACGGACGGAACGGCGAACGGAACGACGGGAAGAACGCGGTGACGACGGACTCGGCGGAACAGAAAACGGCACACGCACCGGCACATGCCCCGGAAAGCGCGGCGGACCATTCGGTCGCGGCGCGGCTGGAGAAGCTCAGGGGCTCCCGGATCGTCGTCACCGGCGGCGGCGGTCTGGTCGGCAGCAGGCTCACCGCCCTGCTCCTCGCCGCCGAGGCGGAGGTCGTCGTCCTGGACCGGATGGACGCCTACCCGGACGCCACCCACGAACGCTTCGGCACCCGGCGCTCCGGCGCCGAACTCGTCGTCGGAGACGTCGGCGACCGCGAGGCCGTACGCAGGGTCATGGACGGCGCCGATCTGCTGGTGCACGCCGCCGCCTTCGCGGACGTCGCCGCCTGCACCCGCCGCCCCGACATCGCCTTCGAGGCCAATGTCGCCGGAACCGAGACCGTCCTGGAGGAAGCCGCCACGGCCCGGGTGCGCCGGATGGTCTTCGTCTCCTCGGCGGCGGTGTACGGCAACGGCACCTCCCCGCTCGACGGCCCCCAGCGCTTCACCGAGGACCAGGCGCCCCACCCGCTGTCGGTCTACGCCAACTCCAAGCTCTGGGGCGAGCACCAGACCCGGCTGCTGCTCGCCGGGACCGGCACCGACTACGCGATCCTGCGCTACTTCTCCGTCTACGGCGATCCGCAGACCCCCAAGCCGGGCAGCCACTCCTGGATGGTCGCGTGGCTCGCCATGCACGCCAGGGCCGGACTGCCGATGCGGCTCAACGGCGGCGGCCTCCAGGTCCGTGACCTCGTCCACGTCGACGACATCGCCGCCGCCACCGCGCTCGCCCTGGTCGAGGACGGAGTGGTCGGCGAGACCGTCAACGTCGGCTCCGGCATCGCCACCTCCGTGCGCGACGTCGCCGAACTGATCGCCCCCTACTACCCCGGGTCCCGTTTCCTCACCACCCCGCGCCCCGCCGACGACCCGCTCGGCGGCTACGCCGCCACGGACCGGCTGCGCGAACTGCTGCGCTGGACCCCGGGCATCACCGTGCGCGAGGGTGTCGACCGGTATGTGCGCTGGCTCAACGCCACGCCGGACGCGGTGCCCGCCTGGCTGACGGAGCAGGCGTGA
- a CDS encoding SCO1860 family LAETG-anchored protein, with amino-acid sequence MNSNTFRLPARRCAAVTAAVALVAAPVALAGPAQATGSGAEGRAGAVVLRAGLDVSLLNKSIQLPLTATLNQVTAPASAERTALSVRLDGVDGGKPFQMVRADVATARATADRKKSEGYVNLARARVHVPGLPLLSLFEVEQVTSKASCVVGRKPVAESNLLGTVRILGQKVTLTAGGRTRIAVPAVGEVTLDLSRTVTTSRTAAATALELKVSVNPLKLNVAEVNGTVTLVEATCETPKAAPAKPEEPKPEEPKKEQPKAEEEPQVKTQTGGEPTENLAETGGSSTTLYLAGGSAILLGLGGGALLMARNRARTRGRA; translated from the coding sequence TTGAACAGCAATACCTTTCGCCTGCCCGCTCGCCGCTGCGCCGCCGTCACGGCCGCCGTCGCCCTCGTCGCGGCCCCGGTCGCGCTGGCCGGTCCCGCGCAGGCCACGGGAAGCGGCGCGGAGGGCCGGGCGGGCGCGGTCGTCCTCCGCGCCGGGCTCGACGTGTCCCTGCTCAACAAGTCGATCCAGCTGCCGCTGACCGCGACCCTGAACCAGGTGACGGCCCCAGCGAGCGCCGAGCGCACCGCACTCTCCGTCCGGCTCGACGGGGTCGACGGGGGGAAGCCCTTCCAGATGGTCCGGGCCGACGTCGCCACCGCCCGGGCCACCGCGGACCGCAAGAAGTCCGAGGGCTACGTCAATCTGGCCCGGGCCCGGGTGCACGTCCCCGGACTGCCGCTGCTCTCCCTCTTCGAGGTCGAGCAGGTCACCTCCAAGGCCAGTTGCGTCGTCGGCCGGAAGCCCGTGGCCGAATCGAATCTGCTGGGCACGGTACGGATCCTCGGGCAGAAGGTCACCCTCACCGCGGGCGGCCGCACCCGGATCGCCGTACCGGCCGTCGGAGAGGTGACGCTCGACCTGTCGAGGACCGTCACCACCTCCCGTACGGCAGCCGCCACCGCCCTCGAACTGAAGGTGAGCGTCAATCCGCTGAAGCTGAACGTCGCCGAGGTCAACGGCACGGTCACCCTCGTCGAGGCGACCTGCGAGACACCGAAGGCGGCCCCGGCAAAGCCGGAGGAGCCGAAGCCCGAGGAGCCGAAGAAGGAGCAGCCGAAGGCCGAGGAGGAGCCTCAGGTGAAGACCCAGACCGGCGGTGAGCCCACCGAGAACCTCGCCGAGACCGGCGGCAGCTCCACCACCCTCTATCTGGCGGGCGGTTCGGCGATCCTGCTCGGCCTGGGCGGCGGTGCGCTGCTGATGGCCCGCAACCGCGCCCGTACCCGCGGCCGCGCCTGA
- a CDS encoding pyridoxal-phosphate-dependent aminotransferase family protein, with protein sequence MTHPFLDLPPLTADRFAAIERRVAALLGTEQDVVITQGEALLPLEGCIRSGARPGSTALNVVTGPYGQTFGNWLRDCGAKVVDLEVPFHTAVTAAQVEQALAGHPEIDFVSLVHAEAATGNTNPVAEIGEVVRAHGALFMLDAVASVAAEPLLPDAWGVDLCVIGAQKAMGGPAGVSAVSVSARAWERFAANPAAPRRSYLSLLDWKERWIDGGRRTLLHAPAQLEMLALEACVDRIEKDGLDTVVARHATAAAATRAGAAALGGGLTPYVHEARDAAPVATTLRTPAGVDAAGLVAAALAVDPSLPLVAGGGALAGEMIRVNHYGADATQDAVLSSLSALGAALAASGTAPEPVDQTAARRAALAAWS encoded by the coding sequence GTGACACATCCGTTTCTGGACCTCCCTCCGCTGACCGCCGACCGGTTCGCGGCCATCGAGCGGCGGGTCGCCGCGCTGCTCGGCACCGAGCAGGACGTGGTGATCACCCAGGGCGAGGCGCTGTTGCCGCTGGAGGGCTGCATCCGGTCCGGCGCCCGGCCCGGTTCGACGGCGCTGAACGTGGTGACGGGCCCGTACGGCCAGACCTTCGGCAACTGGCTGCGGGACTGCGGGGCGAAGGTCGTCGATCTGGAGGTGCCGTTCCACACCGCGGTCACCGCCGCACAGGTCGAGCAGGCGCTGGCCGGGCACCCGGAGATCGACTTCGTCTCCCTGGTGCACGCCGAGGCGGCGACCGGCAACACCAACCCGGTCGCGGAGATCGGCGAGGTCGTCCGGGCCCACGGCGCCCTGTTCATGCTGGACGCGGTGGCCTCGGTGGCGGCCGAACCGCTGCTGCCGGACGCCTGGGGCGTGGATCTCTGCGTGATCGGGGCGCAGAAGGCGATGGGCGGTCCGGCCGGGGTGTCGGCGGTGTCGGTGAGCGCGCGCGCCTGGGAGCGGTTCGCCGCGAACCCGGCCGCGCCCCGGCGTTCGTACCTCTCCCTGCTCGACTGGAAGGAGCGGTGGATCGACGGCGGCCGCCGGACCCTGCTGCACGCGCCCGCGCAGCTGGAGATGCTCGCGCTGGAGGCCTGTGTCGACCGGATCGAGAAGGACGGCCTCGACACGGTCGTCGCCCGGCATGCGACGGCGGCCGCGGCGACGCGTGCGGGCGCCGCGGCGCTCGGCGGCGGTCTGACGCCCTATGTGCACGAGGCGCGGGACGCCGCTCCGGTGGCGACGACGCTGCGGACCCCGGCCGGGGTCGACGCGGCCGGGCTGGTGGCGGCCGCGCTGGCCGTCGACCCCTCGCTGCCGCTGGTCGCGGGCGGCGGGGCGCTGGCCGGGGAGATGATCCGGGTCAACCACTACGGCGCGGACGCGACCCAGGACGCGGTGCTGTCGTCGCTGTCGGCGCTGGGGGCGGCGCTGGCCGCATCGGGCACGGCGCCCGAGCCGGTCGACCAGACGGCGGCGCGCCGCGCGGCCCTGGCCGCCTGGTCGTAA